One genomic segment of Lewinellaceae bacterium includes these proteins:
- a CDS encoding transmembrane 220 family protein — MKKTIAIIVFIVFILFTAVQYNDPDALRWIAIYGYVSLAALGAYFNRVPRWAIYAGMIVCLIWMGTLFKDFIHWIQMGMPSIVDEMHTTKPHIELVREFLGLLLAMIGLWVVRPRGNN, encoded by the coding sequence ATGAAAAAGACCATTGCCATTATTGTCTTCATTGTTTTTATCTTATTTACCGCCGTACAGTACAACGACCCGGATGCGCTACGGTGGATCGCCATTTACGGGTACGTCAGCCTGGCAGCACTAGGCGCCTATTTCAACCGGGTACCACGCTGGGCGATTTACGCCGGGATGATCGTCTGTCTGATCTGGATGGGTACTTTATTCAAGGATTTTATTCACTGGATCCAGATGGGCATGCCTTCCATCGTGGATGAAATGCATACCACCAAACCCCACATCGAGCTGGTACGGGAATTTCTGGGCTTGCTACTGGCCATGATTGGTCTTTGGGTGGTCCGGCCACGGGGAAATAACTAG
- a CDS encoding thioredoxin family protein, with the protein MARTESNMLPLGTPAPDFHLPDTVTGKVISLNDVATGYATVVMFICNHCPYVLHVNAEIVRLANEYRQKEVGFVAISSNDVDNYPDDAPDKMKAHAEELHYPFPYLYDETQEVAKAYDAACTPDFYVFNRDRQLVYRGRLDASRPKTDVPVTGEDLRAALDAVLAGKPVADIQYPSMGCNIKWKS; encoded by the coding sequence GTGGCTCGCACCGAATCCAATATGCTCCCGCTTGGTACTCCGGCACCCGACTTTCATTTACCGGATACCGTTACCGGAAAGGTTATCTCTCTAAATGATGTGGCAACCGGGTATGCTACCGTAGTAATGTTTATTTGTAATCACTGCCCGTACGTCCTGCATGTCAATGCGGAGATCGTTCGATTGGCCAATGAATACCGGCAAAAAGAAGTTGGTTTTGTGGCGATCAGTTCGAATGATGTGGATAATTACCCGGATGATGCACCGGATAAGATGAAGGCCCATGCCGAAGAACTCCACTATCCGTTTCCGTATTTGTATGATGAAACACAGGAAGTAGCTAAAGCCTATGATGCTGCCTGCACGCCGGACTTTTATGTCTTTAACCGCGATCGGCAATTGGTCTACCGTGGCCGGCTGGATGCAAGCCGACCCAAAACCGATGTTCCGGTAACCGGTGAAGACCTACGGGCTGCCCTGGATGCCGTCTTGGCCGGCAAGCCGGTAGCCGATATTCAGTATCCGAGCATGGGGTGCAACATCAAGTGGAAGTCCTGA
- a CDS encoding glutathione peroxidase, with protein MAGSILILMASMFTVHPNDDFFHSLKMQSIDGRIIDFSQYKGKKVLIVNTASECGFTPQYAQLEELHKQYGDQVVVLGFPCNDFGGQEPGSEAEIATFCTKNYGVTFQMFAKITVKGPNKPPLYDWLESKDKNGWNDQIPSWNFCKYLIDEDGNLVKFWPSMVDPMSDELISAIKS; from the coding sequence ATGGCTGGCTCAATTCTTATTCTAATGGCTAGTATGTTTACGGTACATCCAAACGATGATTTTTTCCATAGTCTGAAAATGCAAAGCATAGACGGCCGGATCATCGATTTTTCACAGTACAAAGGGAAGAAAGTCCTGATCGTCAATACGGCCTCCGAATGCGGATTCACACCACAATACGCTCAGTTGGAAGAGCTTCATAAGCAATACGGCGATCAGGTCGTTGTCCTTGGCTTTCCCTGCAACGATTTTGGTGGTCAGGAACCGGGTAGCGAAGCTGAAATTGCTACCTTCTGTACGAAAAATTATGGGGTTACCTTTCAGATGTTTGCCAAAATTACCGTGAAGGGACCCAATAAACCTCCATTGTACGACTGGCTGGAATCGAAAGACAAAAATGGATGGAATGACCAGATCCCTTCCTGGAACTTCTGTAAATACCTGATTGATGAAGACGGTAACCTGGTAAAATTCTGGCCGTCCATGGTCGATCCGATGAGTGATGAGTTAATCTCGGCCATTAAGTCATAG